One Paenibacillus sp. JNUCC32 DNA segment encodes these proteins:
- a CDS encoding NUMOD4 domain-containing protein has protein sequence MSGRETWRRIEGFCNYEVSDTGLVRNITTRRVMRGNPIKGGYLQICLVSPSRERKMFLVHRLVAIAFIPNPDGLPEVNHRNGIKTDNFVSNLEWCDRKYNIRHAFATGLFDGRRVRGEDNGNSKLKDYQRMEILADQRTLSEIAKDYGVTPQAIWHIKHKFKAS, from the coding sequence ATGAGTGGTCGAGAAACGTGGAGACGTATCGAGGGGTTTTGCAACTACGAGGTCAGCGATACCGGCTTAGTTAGGAACATAACCACACGTAGAGTTATGAGAGGAAACCCTATTAAAGGAGGGTATCTACAAATATGTCTGGTTAGCCCTTCACGCGAAAGAAAGATGTTCTTAGTTCACCGCCTAGTCGCTATTGCTTTCATCCCTAATCCCGATGGTTTACCAGAAGTTAATCATAGAAACGGGATTAAAACTGATAATTTCGTATCCAATCTTGAGTGGTGTGATCGCAAATATAACATCAGGCACGCGTTTGCTACCGGACTTTTTGACGGCAGGAGGGTTAGGGGAGAGGATAACGGTAATTCGAAACTAAAAGATTATCAAAGGATGGAGATATTAGCCGACCAACGGACACTCTCGGAGATAGCTAAAGACTACGGGGTGACTCCGCAGGCTATATGGCACATAAAACATAAGTTTAAAGCTTCATAA